Sequence from the Bacteroidales bacterium genome:
GTAAAATACTCATCTGCTGAATTGCTATTTGATTTAGTTTTATCAAGCGTTCTTTTTGGGGCATCTTTTCGTTTATAAACACTGCATTCAGATTTTCCATATTTGAAAGACAAATTAATTCATTAATTGTGGCATAATCACGAATGTTTCCTTTTAAATCGGGGTTTGCATCTCGCCATTGCTTGGCGGTAATTCCGAATAAAGCGACATTCAGCACATCGGCTTCATTAGCATAAATTATTGATGTTTGTGCTGTTGAAAGTTCTTTTGGAATTAGATTTTGTTTGATTGCATCAGTGTGAATATGGTAGTTTAACTTAGCCAATTCTCGTTTTGCAGTCCAACCAAGTTGTTTTTGTTCTTCTTCTTTAAGTCTTTGAAATTCATTTATCAAATAGAGTTTAAAAGGAACGCTGATTGCTGAACCGAACTCAAAAGCAATATCTTTATGAGCAAAAGTTCCACCATACTTGCCTTTTTTTACGATAAATCCTATCGCATTGGTTTTTTCT
This genomic interval carries:
- a CDS encoding KilA-N domain-containing protein, translated to MAKINVKDTEITIISIDEKDYISLTDMANAKESESRAADIIKNWLRTRYAIEFLSVWEQINNPNFKVVESDHFKMKAGLPNFVLSVSEWIEKTNAIGFIVKKGKYGGTFAHKDIAFEFGSAISVPFKLYLINEFQRLKEEEQKQLGWTAKRELAKLNYHIHTDAIKQNLIPKELSTAQTSIIYANEADVLNVALFGITAKQWRDANPDLKGNIRDYATINELICLSNMENLNAVFINEKMPQKERLIKLNQIAIQQMSILQNVETRKILK